The following is a genomic window from Niveispirillum cyanobacteriorum.
TTCATCGCCATGGGCACGACCATGCGCGATTTCATGAATCCCGAATTCATCCTGTTTGGCGTGCATGACCCTGACGCGGCAAAGCGGGCCCAGGAGCTTTACCGCACCCTGACCGACGCCCCCTTTTATGCCACGTCGGTGGAAAATGCGGAGTTGATCAAGGTTTCCTATAACACCTTCATCGGCATGAAGATCGTCTTTGCCAACACGGTGATGGAGATCTGTCACAAGACACCGGGTACAGACGCCGATCAGGTCATGGGGGCGTTGAAGATGGCGGGCCGTCGGCTGATCAGCCCCGCTTATCTGAAAAGCGGCATGGGCGATGGTGGCGGATGCCACCCGCGCGACAATATCGCCATGTCCTGGTTGGCGCGGAGCCTCGACCTAAGCTGCGACTTCTTCGAAGATCTGATGATGGCACGGGAGAATCAGACGGAATTCCTGGCCGATCTGATGTGCCGCCATGCCCTGCCCAAGGTTATCCTGGGTTACAGCTTCAAGGCCGAAACCAACCTGACGACGGGCAGTCCGGCAGTGCTGCTGGCTAATATCATGCGCGAAAGGGGCCATGCCGTGGCCCTGATCGATCCGTTCATTGAGGGGATTCCCAACGATTTTGCCGAAGGTGAAGCACGGGTCTTCCTGCTTGGGGCGGAACATTCCGTTCTCAAGACGCTGAAATTCCCGGCAGGATCCGTGGTGATCGACCCGTGGCGCATGCTGGCGGCGCCGCAGCCTGATATCACCTATATTCCCGTTGGTATCGGCCCGGCTTCGGGGATTTGACACTGTGATCTCATTCGGCTTCGAGAATTATCGGCGGACATCCCAAGGGGGGCATCGGCTGGATATGTCGGGCCAGGCTGAGCAGGCCGGTGTCAGTTATGGCTGGAACTACTGGTTCCCCTACCTGGGGGCCGTGGAACGGCATCGGTATCGTCTGGATAACGCCGCCGATCTGTTGGCACGGGGAGAGCCGTTCATCTTCCCCGTCGAACTGCGCTATGAGATCATCGAGCATCTCTCAAACGCCGATACCAGCCATTTCCTGGACCCCTATGTTCCGCCAGCCGTACTGGCAGGCATCAAGGCTGGACAGGTGACCCTGGTCATAAGCTTCGCCCATGAGGCGCGGCAATTCTTTTACATGCGGTCCCCCGAACAGCAGGTCCGCAATGTCTATGATGACATTGCGGACTTCGTCCGTCGCCATGGTCTGGCACCTCGTCAGGTCTGGCTGTTGACGGGGAATATTCATTTTGAAGGCGAATTGGATCACTGGCGGGCCTTCCGACAGATATCCAGCCTGCCATTCCAGGTCCGTTATGCCGATATCTTCTGTCCCCTTATGAAGGGGATACGGCGCGTCGGCATTGAAGGGGAAACCTACCGTATCCAGGCTGAACTGGCGCCGGCCGCCACGGGCGGGGTGTCATGCCGTTCAGTGGAAATCTTCAAGGCCGGTGTGCCGGCCTCGGTACAGGATTTCTACGGTCGTGCCGATGTCATCCGGGCGACGGAGCCCCCAGACCGCTTGTTCCTATGCATGAACAACGCGCCCCGCACGCACCGTATCCTGGCTTTGGTTATGATGGCACTGGGCGGGCACTTGGATCAAAGCCTCGTCAGTCTCAACATTCAGCATCCAGAGCGGATACGGTACGAAGATCCAACCGTTCAGCATGCCTGGGAGATGGTGCAGCAGCGTATGCCGCTGCGTGTCGATGATGCCCCGTTGGTCGACGCGGCATTGCAACTGAACGGCACCACACAGTTCGATAACTCGACCATGATTGGCATTCATGATGACCGGCCCTATCGGCGGGTGCGGTATAATGTCGTCACGGAAACGGCCTACGATAACGGTTTCTGCTTCATTTCCGAGAAGACCTGGAAGGCCATAATGGCCTGCCGCCCCTTCATCATCATCGGCACCCCCCACACATTGCGGTTCCTGCGCAGCCGTGGCTATCAGACCTTCACTGATCTTTTCGACGAGTCCTATGATGATCTGGTTGAGTTCGGCGACCGCATCATCCGCATCGGCCAGACGATGGGAGCAGTGGCAGCGTTGGATCCGGTCGAGGTACAGGGACGTTTCAATGAGATCCTGCGTCATAATCTGCGCATCTTCGTGGACCAGCCGAGCGATCTGGAAAAAGTTCTGAGTGAAATTGCGGCTGGTTGGAGCTGACGAAACAATCTGATCCTGTGCAATCACAATTGTACCCTTGCACAGGCGCTGTCGGCCCCCTACCTTGGTGTCCATGCGTTTCCTTGCGACCCTTCTGCTGCTGGCGGCATTCCTGATGAATGTCCCTGGGCTTCACGCCCGGGACCTGTCGCATAGCCATGACCAGACAGGGCATACGCAGATGCTGGCCGGGGCTGATCATGCGCCCGCCGGCAAATTGTCCATGGATTGCCACCACGAGTGCAGCCACATCCATGTGGCCGACCGCGCCCGCGCCGCGCGGGTGGTGGAACCCGTGGTGTGGGGCGTGACCGCCTATCCGGCTGAAGCCCTGCTGCTGCCGGAAACTGCTGACCCCACGCTTCCCGACGAACCCCCGCGCGCCTGACGAACCGATCACCCTCGCCGTCGCCCTGACCGGGCGGCCTGGTATCTGTTCGTCATTCGCGGAGTATTCATGCGGCTGCATCATGCGGTCGCCCTGGCGATTTCCATCGCCGGGGCCCCGGCGGCATGGGCGCAAACCACGCCCGCCGCCACCCCCACCCTGACTTCAACACTGTTCCCCAAACAGGCCCTTCTGACCCCTGACACCGCCATCGCGCTGGCTCTTGAACATGCGCCGCGTGGTGCGGCGGCGCGTGCCCGGCTGGATGCCGCCGGCGGGGCCGTCGATCAGGCTAACACCAGCCCCAATCCGGAGATCGGGTTCGAGCTGGAGAATTTTTCCGGCTCCGGCCCCTATCGTGATTTCCGCGCGTCGGAGCGCACCTACAGCCTGTCGCAGACCATCGAACTGGGCGGTAAACGCGGGCGACGCACCGATGCCGCCCGTGCCGCCCGCGACGGGGCGGCCGCCGACCTGACACTGGCCCGGCTGGATCTGGCGCGCGATGTGCGCCTTGCCTTGTCGGAGGCGGTGGCAGCATCGCGGCAGGTGGCCCTGGCCCAGGATGGCCTGCGCCTTGCCGTGGCGGTACAAGACACCATCAAGGCGCGGGTGGAGGCTGGGCGGGAGGCACCGATCCAGGCATCGCGCGCCGATATCACGCGGCGGCAGGCGCAGTTGGCCCTGGATCAGGCCAACCGCCGCCTGACCATCGCGCGGCAGGCGCTGGCCGGCCTGACCGGTCTGTCACCCGCCGCGCTGGCCCTGGACGAAGGCTGGTTCACCCGGATCGACACCGATGATGCGGCAGCCAGCGGTGATGGGGCCGACCTGCGCCGGCGTCAGGCCGATGTGGCGCGCGGGCGGGCGGAATTGTCGGTGGAACAGGCCAAGGCGATCCCCGACGTCACCCTGTCTGCGGGCTTCCGGCAGTTCCGAGAGGATGGGGAGAATGCCTTCCTGGTCGGCGTGTCGGTGCCCATCCCGATCTTTGACAGCAACCGGGGCGGCATCGCAAAGGCGCGGGCCGAATTGGTCGCGGCGGAGGCCGATCTGGCCGCCGAACGCATCGACCTGGACCGCCGCGCCCATGCCGCCCGCGCCAATCTGGCGGCTGCCCGCGACACGGCCCGCACGCTTCAGGACAGCATCATCCCCACCGCCGAACAGGCCTTCGGTCTGGCCAATGAAGGCTATGCCCAGGGCAAGTTCGCCTATCTGGAGGTGCTGGAGGCACAGCGCACGCTGGTCGATGCACGCACCGATCTGATCAACGCCCTGCAGGGCTTCCACGACGCGCGGGCCGAGCTTGACCGGCTGACCGCCCCGGACATTGAGGTGTCCCCATGAACATCACGAAAAAACATGTCCTGATCGGCGTCTCCGCCATCGCCCTGTTGCTGGCCGGCGGCTTTGCCGTCAAAAGCTTCACCAGCACCCCGAAGCTGGTGGTCGCCAAGGCCGGTGACGGCCATGACCATGGCGAGGGAGAGGAGCATGAGGAGGAAGGCGGTGCGATCCGTATGGACGCCGCCACTATCACCCGCTCCAAGATCACGCTGGTTGAGGCTGGCCCCGCGCCCGTGTCCCGCGACATCCGCGTCACGGGCACGGTGGTCGCGGATGCGGACAAGATGGTGCATGTCACCCTGCGCGTGTCCGGTATCGTGACGGAGGTGCATAAGCGCCTGGGCGAGCCGGTTTTGCCGGGCGATGTGCTGCTGGTGCTGGACAGCCGCGATCTGGCCGACGCCAAGGCGGAATATCTGTCGGCCTTGCGCCAGAACACATTGGCCGCCACCACCCTCTCGCGTGAAGAGGGGCTGTGGCGCAAGCAGGTGTCGGCGGAGCAGGATTACCTGACCGCCCGCGCCGCCGCCGAAACCGCCGCCATCGCCCTGGCCGCCGCCAAGCAGCGCCTGACGGTGCTGGGCCTGTCGCCTGCGGAAATCGCCGGTCTGGACAAGCAGCCCTTCAGCCTGGGCCGGCTGGAGGTCCGTTCCCCCATCGCCGGCCGCGTCATCGGGCGGGAGGCTGTGCGCGGTGAGTTACTGGCGGCGGAAAAGGAAGTGTTCTCCGTCGCCGACCTGTCCAGCGTCTGGGTCGAACTGCCCGTCTATGCCGCCGACCTGCCGGCCGTGAAGGAGGGCCAACCTGTCAGCCTGACCGGCCAGGGTGGGCGCAGTGCGGAGGGCAAGGTGGTCGCCGCCGGTGCGACCCTGGACCCGCAGACAGGGGCCGCGCGTGTCGTGGCCGCCCTGGATAATGGCGATGGCGAATGGCGCCCGGGCGATTTCGGGTCTGGCAGCATCCAGGCGGGCGGGGAGATGGCGGACATCGCCGTCCCTGCCAGCGCCTTGCAGGTGCTGAACGGCGATAATGTCGTCTTCGTGCGCAATGCGGAGGGTTTTGAGCCGCGTGTGGTGGAGGTCGGGCGGCGCAACAGCCGCTTTGCCGAGATCACCTTCGGCCTGTTCCCCGGTGAACAGGTGGCGACGGGCAATACCTTCCTGCTGAAGGCCGAGGCCTCGCGTGGGGAAGCCTCCCACAGCCATGCGCATTGACGGGAGGGGATGATGATCGAACCCATCCTGTCCTTCGCCATCCGGCGCCGCGTGCTGGTGGTGCTGCTGGTGGCGGTATTGGCGGCGTTCGGCCTGCGGTCGCTGCTGCACCTGCCCATCGATGCCGTTCCCGACATCACCAACAATCAGATCCAGATCACGACGCTGGCCCCCGCCCTGTCACCGTTCGAGGTGGAACAGCAGGTGACCTACCCCGTCGAAACGGCCCTGGCCGGGATCGCGGGGCTGGAGGATACCCGCTCCATCTCCGTCAATGGCCTGTCGCAGGTGACGGCCATCTTTGAAGAAAAGGTCGATATCTATTTCGCCCGGCAACAGGTGGCCGAACGGCTGGGCGAGGCGCGCGACCGTCTGCCCCCCGGCCTGACGCCCACCATGGGCCCGATCTCCACGGGCCTGGGCGAGGTCTATATGTGGACCGTCGAATATGCGCCCTTTGACGCCAAGAAGGCCAAGGCCGGTGCCGCCGGTTGGCAGCCCGACGGGTCCTACCTGACGCCCGAGGGTGAACGCCTGACGACCGAGGTGGAACGGGCCACCTATCTGCGCACTGTCCAGGACTGGATTGTGGCCCCGCAGATGAAGGGCGTGCGCGGCGTGGCCGGGATCGACACGATCGGCGGCCATGTCCGGCAGTTCCATGTCTTGCCCGACCCGGCCCGGCTGGTCAGCTTCGGCCTGACCTTCGCTGATCTGGGGGCGGCGCTGGAACGCGCCAATCAGAGTTTGGGTGCGGGCCAGATGGAGCGGAACGGGGAGCTGTTCATCGTCCGCTCCGACGGTCGCATCTCCACCGCCGAACAGATTGCCAGCACCGTCATCGCCACGCGCGGCGGCGTGCCCGTGCGCCTGTCCGATGTGGCGACGGTACAGACGGGCCAGGAACTGCGGACGGGCTCTGCCAGCGAGAATGGCCGCGAGGTGGTGGTGGGTACGGCCCTGATGCTGATCGGGCAGAACAGCCGTACTGTTGCCGATGCGGTGGATACCAAGCTCCAGGATATCCGCCGCTCCCTGCCCGCCGACATCATGGCCAAGACGGTGCTGGACCGCACCGATCTGGTGAATGCCACCATCAAGACGGTGGCCAAGAACCTGACTGAGGGCGCGCTTCTGGTCATCGCGGTTCTGTTCGGGCTGCTGGGCAATATCCGCGCGGCCCTGATCACGGCTCTGGTCATTCCCGTCACCATGCTGATGACGGCGACCGGCATGCTGGAAGCCGGTGTCAGTGCCAATCTGATGAGCCTGGGCGCCTTGGATTTCGGCCTGATCGTCGACGGGGCCGTGATCATCGCCGAAAACTGCCTGCGCCGGCTGGGTGAAAGGCAGCATCATCTGGGCCGTGTCCTGACCTTGAATGAACGGCTGGTGGAGGTGATGGAGGCATCAAAGGAGATGATCCAGCCCTCGGTCTATGGGCAGGCCATCATCATCACTGTCTATCTGCCGCTGCTGACCTTCACGGGGGTCGAGGGCAAGATGTTCGAGCCGATGGCGCTGACCGTGATCATCGCCCTGGTTGCGGCCTTCATCCTGTCGCTGACCCTGGTCCCCGCCCTGATCGCCCTGTTCGTGTCGGGCCGGGTTGAGGAAAAGGAAAATGCCATCATCCGCCGGGCCGGCGACTGGTACCGCCCCTGGCTGGACCAGGCGCTGGGCGCACCGGTCAAGGCGGCGGGCTTCGCTGCGGCCCTGTTCGGCCTGTCGCTGCTGCTGTTCACGCAGTTGGGGCAGGAATTCATCCCGCAGTTGGATGAGGGCGATGTGGCGCTGAACGCGTTCCGCATCCCCAGCACCAGCCTGCCCCAAGCCACCGAACAGCAGCTTGACATCGAAAAGGCCGTCGCCGCCTTCCCGGAAGTGGCCTTCGCCTTTTCCAAGACGGGCACAGCGGAGATCGGGACGGACGTGATGCCGCCCGGCATTTCCCACATGTTCGTGATGCTGAAGCCGCGCGATGAATGGCCCGATCCCGGCTTGTCCAAGGCGGAACTGGTAGAGCGGCTGGAAAAGGCCGTGGGCAGCCTGCCGGGCCAGGTGTACGAGGTCAGCCAGCCCATCCAGCTTCGCTTCAACGAATTGCTGGCCGGGGTGCGCGGCGATGTCGCCATCAAGGTGTTTGGCGATGATTTCGATACGTTGCTGACCACCGCCAACCAGATCGCCGCTGTCATCCAGACAGTGCCGGGGGCGGCGGATGTGCGGGCTGAACAGGTGTCGGGGGCGTCCTTTCTGAATGTGGAGGTCGACCGCGACCGGGCGTCCCGCTTCGGCCTGTCGGTGGCGGATGTGCAAGACGTGCTGGCCATCGCCGTCGGCGGGCGGGAAGCGGGGCTGGTCTATCAGGGTGACCGCCGCTTCGACATCCTGGTCCGCCTGCCCGACGCCTTGCGAAACGACCCCGACGCGCTGGCGACCCTGCCGATCCCCCTGACAGAGGGGCGGACGGTGCCGCTGGGCGAGGTGGCAAGCATTCGCTTCGCCGAAGGGCCGAACCAGATCAGCCGGGAGAATGGCAAGCGCCGCATCGTGGTGCAGGCCAATGTCCGGGGCCGCGATATCGGGTCCTTCGTGGCCGAGGCGCAGGAAAAGCTGGCGGCCCAGGTTGCGGTGCCCGCCGGTTACTGGGTCACCTGGGGCGGGCAGTTCGAAAACCTGATCGCGGCGCGCGACCGGCTGATGATCGTGGTGCCGGCCTGTTTTGCCCTGATCTTCCTGCTGCTCTACAGCGCACTGGGCTCCGCCCGCGATGCCGTTCTGGTGTTCAGCGGCGTACCGCTGGCGCTGACGGGCGGCATCCTGGCGCTGTATCTGCGGGGTATGCCGTTCTCCATCTCCGCCGCGGTCGGCATGATCGCGCTGTCGGGCATCGCCGTGCTGAACGGGCTGGTCATGCTGTCCTTCATCCGGCAATTGCGGCTGAAGGGCATGGCGCTGGATCAGGCGGTGCGGGAAGGGGCAATGACGCGCCTGCGGCCCGTGTTGATGACGGCCCTGGTGGCCAGCCTGGGCTTCGTGCCCATGGCCTTGTCCACCTCTGTCGGGGCGGAGGTGCAGCGGCCCATCGCCACCGTCGTCATTGGCGGCCTGATCACCGCCACCCTGCTGACCCTGATCCTGCTGCCGGCGCTTTACCGCCGGTTCGCGGCCCCCATCCAGCCCAGCGAAGACAATCTTGCCGAAGGGAGAGTGTCATGAAGCGCCTGTTGCCCGTCCTATTCCTGGCCGTGGCGTTGACTGCCTGTACCCAGGGACCGCGTGATCTACCGCGCATTGCCGATGCGGCTTGTCCCAGCGGGGAACGGTTCGTCCGCCCCCACACTGTCCTGCACGGCAATGACGGCGTGCGCGCCCATGCCGACGGCCATGACTGCACACCGTCCAAGTAAAGATAGAGGAGAAACATCATGTTGAAGCCGTTCCTGACCGCCGCCCTGATCACGCTGCTGCCCCTGTCCGGGGCCGTGGCTGCCGAAAAGGGCCAAGATCACAGCCATGGCGAGGCCGAAAAGGGCAAGCATGGCGGCATCGTGCAGGATGTGGCAGGGGTGGAGGCCGAACTGGTCGTCACGCCCGGCACCGTCGCCGTCTATCTGTCCAACCATGGCACCGCCGTCCTCTCGCCGGATGGTGCCATGGGCAGCGTTCTGCTGACACAGGGGGCGACCCGTGTCGGCACCATCGCCCTGAAACCGGCGGGTGACCGTCTGGAAGGCAAGGGCGAGGTGCCCGCAGGTGCGGATATCGTGCTGAGCCTGCGCACCAGGGACGGTAAGACTGGCCAGGCGAAATACGAACTGGGCGGCCACGCGCACTGACCGCCGGTTGGGGTGGCCTGATGCTAGGCCACCCCGATCATCTTCAAATCCGCGTCAAGCACCGATAGCTGCGTTTCGGCTGGCCAGCGCTCGGGGTCAAAGAAGGCTTGGCTGGCCATGCCATAGATGGTGACCAGCAGCCGCCGTGCCCCTTCCTTGGCGGCATCCTCCGCAAGCCCGCGTTCCATCAACAGGCTGGTCACGCGCGCTGTGATCTGCCGGGACCGCACCTGCTGTTCGGCAGACAGGGTGTGGTCGGCGATGGCCATGGTCCAGAAGGCGAACCAGACCAACCAGTCACGCCGCTGTTCGGCATTCAGCGGCAGCAGGGCAGCCAAATAAGGCCTTATCGGGCCGCCGCCGGCTTCCAGTGCGCCCTCCATCCGCTGGTGCGCGCGCAGGACCGTGGCGCGGTAGGTGTAGAACAGCAGTTCCACCTTGGACGCGAAATAATGGCTGACGATGGCCGTGCTGTATCCGGCGGCCTGCGCCACCTCGCGCACGGTCACCGCCTCGATCCCCGCCTTGGCGACAAGGTCCGCCGTCACTTCCGCCACGGCGCGTCGACGCGCCTCGTGATCCACCACGGCCGGCATTGCTTTTCCTATAACATACGTTATAAATAACAACCGTTATATAACGGGCGTCAGGCCATCATGCCGCGCGGGAGGAAAAGATGGAAGGGCCGGGGATGGAATTGGCAGACGTGATTGTGCTGGGCAGCGGGGCCGCCGGTCTGGTGGCGGCCCTGGCCGCATCCGATGCCGGCGCACGGGTGCTGCTGCTGGAAAAGGCGGGTGCCATTGGCGGCACCACGGCCCTGTCCGGCGGCGTCTTCTGGCTGCCCGCCAACCATTTCGCGGGCGATCGCGACAGTCGGGAACAGGCGCTCTCCTATCTGGATGCCCTGTCGCTGGGCCTGATCGATCCCGTCATGGCGGAAACTTATGTGGACTCGGTGCCCGCTCTGGTCGACTGGCTGTCGGGGCCGGTGGGGATGGAGATCAGGTTGGTGGAGGGGTTTCCCGATTACCATCCCGAACATCAAGGCGGCATGCCCGATGGCGGCCGGTCGCTGGAACCCGGACCCTTTGCCATGCCATCCCTAGGGGGCTGGGCCGACCGCGTGCTGCGCGGGCGGGCCAATCCCTGGACCATGATCGGCGAACGCCCGCGCGGTGACGGCAGCGGCGGCGTGGATGCGGCCACCATTCAGGCGCGCCGTGCCGCCGGTATCGAATGCTGTGGCCGCGCCCTGGTCGGCTGGCTGTTGAAGGCCTGCCTGGACCGGGGCATCGAACCACGCCTGAACCAGACCGTCACCGACCTTGTGCGCGATGAGACGGGCCGGGTGACGGGCGTGTGCTGCGGTGAGGTCACGATCAATGCCCGGCGCGGGGTGATCATCGCGACCGGCGGCTTTGAATGGGACCGTGATCTGGCGCGCGATTTCCTGCGCGGCCCCATCGGCCATCTGCCCACGGCCCGCACCTGCACCGGCGATGGGCTGCGCATGGCCATGCGGGCGGGTGCGGCCCTGACCAATATGGCGGAGGCCTGGTGGGTGCCCACCATCGCCTGGGGTGGGGAGGAGGCGGGTGACGATCCGACCCGCCATTTCCTGCTGCTGCGGGAACGCACCCTGCCAGGGTCTATCATGGTCAATGCCAAGGGCCGGCGCTTTGCCAATGAGGCGACGAACTACAATGCGTTTGGCGCTGTCCTGCATGCCTTTGATCCCGTCGGCTTCACCTATGCCAATCAGCCCTGCTGGCTGATCTTCTGCCAGACCTATCTGGACCGCTACGGTTTCTTCGGGCTGACGCCCGGTGCCGTGGCCCCGGACTGGATCACGCGTGCCGACAATGTGCCGGACCTTGCTCACCGCCTCGGCCTACCCGCCGATACCCTGGCCGACACGGTGGCCGGCTGGAACCGGATGATGGAAGGCGGACAGGATACGGATTTCGGCCGGGGGACCAGCGCCTATGACGGTTGGAACGGCGATGTCGACCGTCCCGCCGGTCCTGCCCGTACCCTGGGGCCGCTGGATCGCGGGCCCTTCTATGCCGTGCCGGTGCATGCCAGCACGCTGGGCACCAAGGGCGGGCCGAAGACGGACCGCGACGGGGCCGTCCTGGACCTGTCGGGTCAGCCAATCCAAGGCCTGTATGCCGCCGGCAATGCTATGGGCGGGGTGACGGGCAAGGTTTATGGCGGGGCGGGCGGCACCTTGGGCCCCGCCATGATCTTCGGCTGGCGCGCGGGCCGTGCGGCGGCCCGGTCGAATGCGCGATAAGGGAGGGCAGACCATGACCAACCATTACCCGCACTTGTTCCGCCCCCTGACCATCGGGTCCATGAAGCTGCGCAACCGCGTGATGCTGCCACCCCATGCCAGTGCCGTGGGCAATTTGTGGGGCACGGAAGCAGAGGCGGCGCGCAACATTGCCTATTGGGCATCGCGCGCCCGCGCCGGGGCCGGTTGGATCGACGGGATCACAGGCTTTGTCGAAAACCGGATGCCGCCGGGGTTTGAGCCCACGGGCGTGGGGGCCATGAAGAACGGCGTCTTCCGCCTGCCGCATTATCTGGAAAGGGCCGGTGCCTATGCGGCGGCGGTAAAGGCGGAAGGGGCGGTGGCGACCACGCAACTGGTGATCCAGGGCGGCATGCCGCACGGGCCCAGTGCGCGGCTTTCCGGCCCCCTGATCCATCAGGTGCCCCACGCCCTGGACCGGGATGAAATCCGCTGGTTTGTGCAGGAATACCGTTTCTCAGCCTCCCAGGCGCAGAAGGCGGGGCTGGACGGGGTGGAGATCCACGCCAACCATGACGATCTGATGGAATGGTTCCTGTCGCCCCTGACCAACCGGCGCGAGGATGAATATGGCGGTTCCTTCGCCAACCGCCTGCGCTTTATCACGGAAATCCTGACCGAGATCCGGGACGCGACGGGACCAGGCTTCACCGTCGGCATCCGCATGAACATGGCAGAAGGTGAGCCGGGCGGGTACGACCTGCTGGGTGGGGCGGCCATTGCCGGGCGACTGGCCGATGCCAAGCTCGTGGACTATGTGCATCTGGTGATGGGCAGCCCCTGGGGCGATCCCTCCTACATTCAGCCGCACCATTACCCTGCCGGCGGCTGGGCTGACCATGCTGCTGTCTATCGCCGGTCTCTATCCATCCCCATCGTCTATACGGGGCGCATCATAGGGCCGGACGTGGCGGAACGGGCGCTGGCAGAGGGACATGCCGATGTGGTGGGCATGGCACGCGCGCATTTCGCCGATGGCGACTTGCTGGCCAAGGCACGCGAAGGCAGGGCTGCCGATATCCGGCCCTGCATCGGCTGCAATGAATGTATCAGCCGCCGCTATGTCGAGAACCTGCCCTTCGCCTGCGCCGTCAATCCCGATGCGGGGCGGGAGGTGGAGGGGCCGCTGCCCCGCGTGGCGGTGAGAAAACGCCTGCTGGTGGTGGGTGGCGGTCCGGCGGGCCTGGAACTGGCGGTGCGCGCTGCCGAACGCGGACACAAAGTGACCTTGTGGGAGGCCGCCGACCGGCTGGGCGGACAGGTGCGGCTGGCGGCCTTGCTGCCCACGCAGGAGGGGTTCCTGGGCTGGATCAATCATCTGTCCCGGCGCCTGGATCAGTTGGACGTGCATGTCCATCGCGGGCGCCGGGCCACGGTGGAATCCGTGTTGGCGGAAGGCATGGACATGGTGGCGGTGGCCACCGGCGCCGTCGCCCGCCGCCCCGATATCAAGGGCCTGGACCTGCCCTTCGTGCATGATATGCGCGATGTCCTGACCGACCGGGCCGCACTGGGCCGGCGGGTGCATATCATCGTGCAGGATGATCATTCCGCCCCGCTGGCTCTGGCCGACCTGCTGGCGCAGCGCGGGCATGTGGTGACCATGCTGTACCAGACGCCGGGGCCAGCACCGCTTGTGGGGCGCTATACGCTGGGCGCGTTCCTGGCCCGGCTGTCGCGCGGCGGCGTGATGTTCCGCCATCAGGTGCAGGCCATGGCCATCGAGCCAGGCCGCATCCGCCTGCGCAATGTCTTTTCCTTCAAGGAGGAGATGGCCGACGGGGTGGACAGCGTGGTTCTGGCTTGCGGGTCGGTGGCCGATGCCGGGCTTTATAACGAGTTGAAAGGCCAGCAGGCCAACCTGCATCTGCTGGGCGACGCCTTCGCCCCCCGCCGCATCGTCTTTGCCACCCAGCAGGCCTATGCGTTGGCAGCCACGCTGTAGACCAACTTGGCGGGAAGGGGGACGGGGGGTATAAGCGGGGCCGTTAACCCCGGATCGCACAGACATGACTGCCATCGCCGTTGCCGCCCTTTACCGTTTCCAC
Proteins encoded in this region:
- a CDS encoding TetR/AcrR family transcriptional regulator, coding for MPAVVDHEARRRAVAEVTADLVAKAGIEAVTVREVAQAAGYSTAIVSHYFASKVELLFYTYRATVLRAHQRMEGALEAGGGPIRPYLAALLPLNAEQRRDWLVWFAFWTMAIADHTLSAEQQVRSRQITARVTSLLMERGLAEDAAKEGARRLLVTIYGMASQAFFDPERWPAETQLSVLDADLKMIGVA
- a CDS encoding FAD-dependent oxidoreductase; this encodes MEGPGMELADVIVLGSGAAGLVAALAASDAGARVLLLEKAGAIGGTTALSGGVFWLPANHFAGDRDSREQALSYLDALSLGLIDPVMAETYVDSVPALVDWLSGPVGMEIRLVEGFPDYHPEHQGGMPDGGRSLEPGPFAMPSLGGWADRVLRGRANPWTMIGERPRGDGSGGVDAATIQARRAAGIECCGRALVGWLLKACLDRGIEPRLNQTVTDLVRDETGRVTGVCCGEVTINARRGVIIATGGFEWDRDLARDFLRGPIGHLPTARTCTGDGLRMAMRAGAALTNMAEAWWVPTIAWGGEEAGDDPTRHFLLLRERTLPGSIMVNAKGRRFANEATNYNAFGAVLHAFDPVGFTYANQPCWLIFCQTYLDRYGFFGLTPGAVAPDWITRADNVPDLAHRLGLPADTLADTVAGWNRMMEGGQDTDFGRGTSAYDGWNGDVDRPAGPARTLGPLDRGPFYAVPVHASTLGTKGGPKTDRDGAVLDLSGQPIQGLYAAGNAMGGVTGKVYGGAGGTLGPAMIFGWRAGRAAARSNAR
- a CDS encoding FAD-dependent oxidoreductase — encoded protein: MTNHYPHLFRPLTIGSMKLRNRVMLPPHASAVGNLWGTEAEAARNIAYWASRARAGAGWIDGITGFVENRMPPGFEPTGVGAMKNGVFRLPHYLERAGAYAAAVKAEGAVATTQLVIQGGMPHGPSARLSGPLIHQVPHALDRDEIRWFVQEYRFSASQAQKAGLDGVEIHANHDDLMEWFLSPLTNRREDEYGGSFANRLRFITEILTEIRDATGPGFTVGIRMNMAEGEPGGYDLLGGAAIAGRLADAKLVDYVHLVMGSPWGDPSYIQPHHYPAGGWADHAAVYRRSLSIPIVYTGRIIGPDVAERALAEGHADVVGMARAHFADGDLLAKAREGRAADIRPCIGCNECISRRYVENLPFACAVNPDAGREVEGPLPRVAVRKRLLVVGGGPAGLELAVRAAERGHKVTLWEAADRLGGQVRLAALLPTQEGFLGWINHLSRRLDQLDVHVHRGRRATVESVLAEGMDMVAVATGAVARRPDIKGLDLPFVHDMRDVLTDRAALGRRVHIIVQDDHSAPLALADLLAQRGHVVTMLYQTPGPAPLVGRYTLGAFLARLSRGGVMFRHQVQAMAIEPGRIRLRNVFSFKEEMADGVDSVVLACGSVADAGLYNELKGQQANLHLLGDAFAPRRIVFATQQAYALAATL